A portion of the Magnolia sinica isolate HGM2019 chromosome 17, MsV1, whole genome shotgun sequence genome contains these proteins:
- the LOC131231282 gene encoding bet1-like SNARE 1-1, with protein sequence MNLRRDYRSNRSALLDGIEEGGIRASSSYTSHEIDEHDNDRAIEGLQDRVNILKRLTGDIHEEVDSHNRILDRMGNDMDSSRGVLSGTMDRFKMVFETKSSRRMATLIASFLALFLLIYYLTK encoded by the exons AGATTACCGCAGCAACAGGAGTGCTTTGCTTGATGGAATTGAGGAGGGTGGAATCAGGGCCTCCTCGTCCTACACCTCGCATGAAATTGATGAGCATGATAATGATAGAGCTATTGAGGGGCTGCAAGATAGAGTCAATATACTAAAGAGG TTGACAGGCGATATTCATGAAGAGGTGGATAGTCATAATCGCATATTGGATCGAATG GGCAATGATATGGATTCATCAAGAGGAGTCCTGTCAGGAACCATGGATCGATTCAAGATG GTGTTCGAGACGAAATCAAGCCGCAGAATGGCTACCCTCATTGCATCCTTTCTGGCACTCTTCCTGCTCATTTATTACTTGACCAAGTAG